From a region of the Kiloniellales bacterium genome:
- a CDS encoding GTP-binding protein, with product MNAQDTRLPVTVLSGFLGAGKTTLLNRVLNNREGRRVAVIVNDMSEVNIDADLVRADTELSRTDETLVEMSNGCICCTLRDDLLAEVRRLAVEGRFDYLLIESTGISEPLPVAATFEFRDEAGESLSDVARLDTMVTVVDAVNLLKDYSSHDFLRDRGEALGDDDERALVHLLTDQIEFADVVILNKVDDAQPHQVDAARKIIRSLNADARIIETNFSDAPADAILNTRLFDFQKAHEHPLWAKELYGFVDHVPETEEYGVTSFVYRARRPFEPEKILAVLNSEMPGVIRAKGHFWIATRPDWLAEFSLAGALSSVKPIGTWWATVPKERWPDHETARAYLAAHWQEPWGDRRQELVFIGTDIDWPQLKARLDAALLPEHIAQGPATLPDLPDPFPIWRRAETAA from the coding sequence ATGAATGCTCAAGATACCCGTCTTCCCGTCACCGTCCTTTCCGGTTTCCTCGGCGCCGGCAAGACGACGCTCCTGAACCGCGTGCTGAACAACCGCGAGGGCCGTCGCGTCGCGGTGATCGTCAACGACATGTCCGAGGTGAACATCGACGCCGATCTCGTCCGCGCGGACACCGAGCTCAGCCGCACCGACGAGACCCTGGTGGAGATGTCGAACGGCTGCATCTGCTGCACGCTGCGCGACGATCTGCTAGCGGAGGTGCGCCGCCTCGCAGTTGAGGGGCGCTTCGACTATCTGCTGATCGAGTCGACGGGCATCTCCGAGCCGCTTCCCGTAGCGGCGACCTTCGAGTTCCGCGACGAGGCGGGCGAGAGCCTCTCCGACGTCGCCCGGCTCGACACCATGGTCACGGTCGTCGACGCCGTGAACCTGCTCAAGGACTATTCGAGCCACGACTTCCTGCGCGACCGCGGCGAGGCGCTGGGCGACGACGACGAGCGCGCGCTCGTCCATCTGCTCACCGACCAGATCGAGTTCGCCGACGTGGTGATCCTGAACAAGGTGGACGACGCGCAGCCGCATCAGGTCGACGCCGCACGCAAGATCATCCGCAGCCTGAACGCCGATGCCCGCATCATCGAGACGAATTTTTCGGACGCGCCCGCCGACGCCATCCTGAATACGAGGCTCTTCGACTTCCAGAAGGCCCACGAGCACCCGTTGTGGGCCAAGGAGCTATATGGCTTCGTCGATCATGTGCCCGAGACCGAGGAATACGGGGTCACGTCCTTCGTCTACCGGGCGCGGCGCCCCTTCGAGCCGGAAAAGATCCTGGCCGTGCTGAACAGCGAGATGCCCGGCGTGATCCGCGCCAAGGGGCATTTCTGGATCGCCACGCGGCCCGACTGGCTGGCCGAGTTCTCACTTGCCGGCGCACTCTCCTCGGTGAAGCCCATCGGCACCTGGTGGGCGACCGTGCCCAAGGAACGCTGGCCCGACCACGAGACCGCACGCGCCTACCTGGCCGCCCACTGGCAGGAACCCTGGGGGGACCGGCGGCAAGAGCTCGTGTTCATCGGCACTGACATCGACTGGCCGCAGCTGAAGGCCCGGCTTGACGCGGCGCTTCTGCCGGAACATATCGCCCAAGGCCCCGCGACCCTTCCTGACTTGCCCGATCCGTTTCCGATCTGGCGGCGCGCGGAGACGGCGGCATGA
- the folE gene encoding GTP cyclohydrolase I FolE, with protein MDTAVFETPPSTSSRIKSGARHRPSRSEAEAAVRTLIEWAGDDPDREGLKETPERVVRAYEEFFAGYDEDPVALLATTFEETAAYDEMIVLRDIRLESHCEHHIVPILGRAHIGYLPTGRVVGFSKLARLVEVFAKRLQIQEALTSQIADTIQDLLKPRGVGVVIEAAHQCMTTRGIRKPGVSAVTSRMLGCFRDDPTTRREFLSMIGSQRNAPHET; from the coding sequence ATGGACACTGCGGTTTTTGAGACCCCGCCCTCGACCTCATCACGCATCAAATCGGGCGCGCGCCATCGGCCGAGCCGGTCTGAGGCGGAGGCCGCCGTTCGCACGCTGATCGAATGGGCCGGAGACGATCCGGACCGGGAGGGGCTGAAGGAAACACCCGAGCGCGTCGTGCGTGCCTATGAGGAATTCTTCGCCGGATACGACGAAGACCCGGTGGCCTTGTTGGCCACCACCTTCGAGGAGACCGCCGCCTATGACGAGATGATCGTCCTGCGCGATATCCGCCTCGAATCCCACTGCGAGCATCACATCGTCCCCATCCTCGGAAGAGCGCACATCGGCTATCTGCCGACGGGGCGGGTCGTCGGTTTCTCCAAGCTCGCGCGCCTCGTCGAGGTCTTCGCCAAGCGGCTGCAGATCCAGGAAGCGCTGACGTCACAGATCGCGGACACGATCCAGGACTTGCTCAAGCCGCGTGGCGTCGGCGTCGTCATCGAGGCGGCGCACCAGTGCATGACCACACGCGGCATCCGCAAGCCGGGGGTCAGCGCGGTCACCAGCCGCATGCTCGGCTGCTTTCGCGACGACCCGACGACGCGTCGAGAATTTCTGTCGATGATCGGCAGCCAGAGGAACGCCCCGCATGAGACCTGA
- a CDS encoding DUF1826 domain-containing protein codes for MRPWDSGEETWPSSADQTTPRDARTWPSPQAISTSFAEGAGIETCEAAEGLGAITRPDVELVIWRRSLPLSLQTWLERLDVTLLPNIRLLVRPEDLVRAMEPLLNDCGLPKGKMRALLVRDVDNLVSAFARVARTDLVDVRLESVGGDACWRFHRDCVAARLLTTYYGPATEWVRPRHAEAALRTQKRFKGPIEHLRAHHVAIFKGSCAGPGSGIVHRSPPIAGTGRRRLLLCLNKPSAASPEPWSRGLDRQ; via the coding sequence ATGAGGCCGTGGGATTCCGGTGAAGAAACCTGGCCCTCGAGCGCCGACCAGACCACCCCGCGTGACGCCAGGACATGGCCAAGTCCGCAGGCCATCAGCACTTCCTTTGCGGAGGGCGCGGGAATCGAGACATGCGAGGCGGCGGAAGGCCTTGGCGCCATCACCAGGCCCGACGTGGAGCTCGTGATCTGGCGGCGCTCGCTTCCCCTGTCCCTACAAACCTGGCTGGAGCGGCTCGATGTTACGCTTCTGCCAAACATACGCCTTCTTGTTCGACCCGAGGACCTTGTACGGGCGATGGAACCGCTGTTGAACGACTGTGGCTTGCCCAAAGGAAAGATGCGCGCCCTCCTGGTCCGGGACGTCGACAATCTCGTCTCTGCGTTCGCGCGAGTCGCCCGGACCGATCTCGTGGACGTGCGGCTGGAGAGCGTCGGTGGCGATGCCTGCTGGAGATTCCATCGGGACTGTGTCGCAGCACGCCTCCTGACGACCTACTATGGTCCGGCGACCGAGTGGGTCCGGCCGCGCCACGCCGAGGCGGCGCTCCGCACGCAGAAGCGTTTCAAAGGGCCGATCGAACACCTGAGGGCCCACCACGTGGCGATCTTCAAGGGAAGCTGCGCCGGGCCCGGAAGCGGAATCGTCCACCGTTCTCCGCCGATCGCGGGCACGGGCCGCAGACGATTGCTGCTCTGCCTCAACAAGCCATCGGCCGCATCTCCAGAGCCTTGGTCCAGAGGTTTGGACCGGCAGTGA
- the hisI gene encoding phosphoribosyl-AMP cyclohydrolase, giving the protein MRPEHADSTVSAPFVARTTVEQVEEGLALAPKFDADGLIPCVTTDADVGDVLMLGYMNRDALRRTIATGEAHYWSRSRQCLWRKGATSGLVQEVVEMRIDDDQDAVWLRVRVAGSGASCHVGYRSCFYRSVELRGPPEAPTRLVFAETQRTFDPKDVYGDAPNPTQL; this is encoded by the coding sequence ATGAGACCTGAGCACGCCGACTCGACGGTTTCGGCCCCCTTTGTCGCCCGCACGACGGTCGAGCAAGTCGAAGAGGGCCTTGCCCTGGCACCCAAGTTCGATGCCGACGGGCTGATCCCCTGCGTGACGACCGACGCCGACGTCGGCGACGTTCTGATGCTCGGATACATGAACCGGGACGCGCTGCGGCGAACGATCGCGACCGGCGAGGCACACTACTGGAGCCGGAGCCGCCAGTGCCTCTGGCGCAAAGGCGCGACCAGCGGCCTCGTCCAGGAGGTTGTCGAAATGCGCATCGACGACGATCAGGACGCCGTCTGGCTGCGCGTCCGCGTCGCGGGGTCGGGCGCCAGCTGCCATGTCGGCTACCGTTCCTGCTTCTATCGGTCGGTGGAACTCCGCGGCCCACCAGAAGCGCCCACGCGCCTCGTGTTCGCTGAGACACAAAGGACCTTCGACCCGAAGGACGTCTACGGCGACGCGCCGAACCCAACCCAGCTTTGA
- a CDS encoding Fur family transcriptional regulator: MTELRRHILELLWANARPTGAYELIEALKLEDSRPVGPPTVYRVLGFLMAQGLVSKIESLNAYVPCAHPERGQDCLFFICSSCGASVELEDPRIGGLLAEDAAALGFAVKRRMVEVEGMCARCAEASSG, encoded by the coding sequence ATGACAGAGCTCCGCCGGCATATCCTCGAACTGCTCTGGGCGAATGCCCGGCCGACGGGTGCCTACGAGCTGATCGAAGCGCTCAAGCTCGAGGATTCGCGTCCGGTCGGACCGCCCACCGTTTACCGGGTGCTTGGGTTCCTCATGGCGCAGGGCCTCGTCTCCAAGATCGAAAGCCTGAACGCCTACGTCCCCTGTGCCCATCCGGAGCGCGGACAGGATTGCCTTTTCTTCATCTGCAGCAGCTGCGGGGCATCGGTTGAGCTCGAGGATCCCCGGATCGGAGGACTGCTTGCCGAGGATGCGGCCGCCCTCGGGTTTGCCGTGAAACGACGCATGGTTGAGGTCGAGGGGATGTGCGCGCGGTGCGCTGAAGCGAGCTCAGGCTGA
- a CDS encoding metal ABC transporter permease, with the protein MWEVLVQPFADFGFMRRALMGCIAISVGATPVGVFLMLRRMSLTGDAMAHAILPGAAVGYLISGLSLGAMTIGGLVAGMAVALLSGFVTRVTALREDASLAAFYLISLAVGVLIVSTRGSNVDLMHVLFGTVLALDDDALILLCSIASLSVLTLALLFRPLVLECADPQFLRSVSGLSAVTHFTFLALVVLNLVGGFHALGTLMAVGIMILPAAAARFWAASIGGLVVSAVAFAMVSSLIGLLLSYHFSLPSGPAIILVAGFAYGLSLLLGPVGGLAARAFLRRHLQA; encoded by the coding sequence ATGTGGGAGGTCCTTGTCCAGCCCTTCGCCGATTTCGGTTTCATGCGGCGCGCGCTCATGGGCTGCATCGCCATCTCGGTCGGCGCGACCCCCGTGGGGGTCTTCCTGATGCTGCGCCGGATGAGCCTCACAGGCGACGCGATGGCTCACGCGATCCTGCCGGGCGCGGCCGTGGGGTATCTGATCTCCGGCCTCTCGCTGGGCGCCATGACCATCGGCGGGCTGGTCGCCGGCATGGCCGTGGCGCTGCTGTCGGGCTTCGTCACGCGCGTCACCGCGCTTCGCGAGGACGCGAGCCTGGCCGCCTTCTACCTGATCTCGCTGGCCGTCGGCGTGCTGATCGTCTCCACCCGAGGCAGCAATGTCGACCTCATGCACGTGCTCTTCGGCACCGTGCTCGCGCTCGACGACGATGCGCTGATCCTCTTGTGCTCTATCGCCAGCCTCTCGGTGCTGACCCTTGCGCTGCTGTTCCGGCCGCTGGTTCTCGAATGCGCAGACCCACAGTTCCTGCGCTCGGTAAGCGGCCTGAGCGCCGTGACGCATTTCACCTTCCTTGCGCTTGTCGTGCTGAACCTCGTGGGCGGCTTCCATGCGCTCGGAACGCTGATGGCAGTCGGCATCATGATCCTGCCTGCCGCCGCCGCGCGGTTCTGGGCCGCCAGCATCGGGGGGCTGGTCGTGTCCGCGGTCGCCTTCGCAATGGTCTCGAGCCTCATCGGCCTGTTGCTCTCCTACCATTTCAGCCTGCCGTCCGGGCCGGCGATCATCCTTGTGGCGGGTTTCGCCTACGGCCTGTCGCTGCTGCTCGGGCCGGTGGGCGGCCTTGCCGCGCGGGCCTTCCTCCGCCGCCACCTCCAAGCCTGA
- a CDS encoding ABC transporter ATP-binding protein, with the protein MTHALKFQDLTLGYDRLPAVHRLCGEIAEGSLTAIVGPNGAGKSTLLKGVVGTLPPLGGGIAFGALTRDDVAYLPQQSDVDRSFPITVVDLVAMGLWREIGGFAGLRPGHRARVAEAISAVGLEGFETRPIGSLSGGQVQRTLFARLLLQDARLVLLDEPFTAVDARTVADLIGVVRRWHGEGRTVLTVLHDFDTVRAHFPETLMLARELVAHGPTAQVLTAENQFRARRMCEACGGPPHTCGRGAA; encoded by the coding sequence GTGACCCACGCCCTCAAGTTTCAGGACCTGACCCTCGGCTACGACCGGCTTCCGGCCGTGCATCGCCTCTGCGGCGAGATCGCCGAGGGCAGCCTGACGGCCATCGTCGGACCCAACGGGGCTGGCAAATCCACGCTCTTGAAGGGGGTGGTCGGCACGCTCCCGCCGCTCGGCGGAGGGATCGCCTTCGGCGCGCTGACGCGGGATGACGTCGCCTACCTGCCGCAGCAATCCGACGTTGACCGGTCCTTTCCGATCACGGTCGTCGATCTCGTGGCAATGGGGCTCTGGCGAGAGATTGGCGGCTTTGCCGGCCTGCGACCTGGACACCGCGCGCGCGTCGCAGAAGCGATTTCCGCGGTCGGACTCGAAGGGTTCGAGACGCGGCCGATCGGATCGCTGTCGGGCGGGCAGGTCCAGCGCACGCTCTTCGCCCGGCTTCTGCTGCAGGACGCACGGCTCGTCCTGCTGGACGAACCCTTCACCGCGGTCGACGCCAGAACCGTGGCCGACCTGATCGGCGTGGTGCGGCGCTGGCACGGGGAGGGACGCACGGTGCTGACCGTGCTGCACGATTTCGACACGGTGCGCGCCCACTTCCCGGAGACGCTGATGCTGGCGCGCGAACTCGTCGCCCATGGGCCCACGGCGCAGGTGCTGACGGCCGAGAACCAGTTCCGCGCCCGCCGGATGTGCGAGGCCTGTGGCGGCCCTCCGCATACCTGTGGCCGGGGTGCCGCGTGA
- a CDS encoding zinc ABC transporter substrate-binding protein: MPNRRTLLTSAIALAVLSLAAPAAAQSDGPIPVVATFSILGDMVERIGGEQVVVTTLVGPNGDTHVYQPTPAAARAVSEAEILVVNGLEFEGWLDRLIDASDFRGLRVVATDGVELIAYEDDHDREEHAAEEGRDHDHEQHAAEESRDHDHDHEQHAAEEGRNHDHGEHEEAGAHDHHDHGAFDPHAWQSLTNAVIYVDNITAALAKADPENAGTFYQNRKAYVAEIKALDAEIREIVASLPTGRRTVVTSHDAFQYFGRDYGLTFLAPQGLSTESEASAQDVARLIEQMRDESISAVFVENITDSRLLEQIANETGATIGGTLYPGALSGPGGPAPSYLDMMRHNATTLAQALSS, encoded by the coding sequence ATGCCTAACCGTAGAACCCTCCTGACGTCCGCCATTGCGCTTGCCGTTCTGTCGCTGGCCGCTCCGGCGGCGGCGCAGTCCGACGGTCCGATTCCCGTGGTCGCGACCTTCTCGATCCTCGGCGACATGGTGGAGCGCATCGGCGGCGAGCAGGTCGTCGTTACAACGCTCGTCGGTCCTAACGGCGACACCCATGTCTACCAGCCGACCCCGGCCGCCGCGCGAGCCGTGAGCGAGGCGGAGATCCTCGTCGTCAACGGGCTGGAGTTCGAAGGCTGGCTGGACAGGCTGATCGACGCTTCCGATTTCCGCGGTCTCCGCGTCGTGGCGACCGATGGGGTCGAGCTGATCGCCTATGAGGACGACCACGATCGGGAAGAGCACGCCGCCGAAGAGGGCCGCGATCACGATCACGAGCAGCACGCCGCAGAAGAGAGTCGCGATCACGACCACGACCACGAGCAGCACGCCGCCGAAGAGGGTCGCAATCACGACCACGGGGAGCACGAAGAAGCTGGCGCTCATGATCACCATGACCACGGCGCCTTCGACCCGCATGCCTGGCAAAGCCTCACAAACGCGGTGATTTATGTCGACAACATCACCGCCGCGCTCGCCAAGGCCGACCCGGAGAATGCCGGGACCTTCTACCAGAACCGCAAGGCCTATGTGGCGGAGATCAAGGCGCTCGACGCTGAGATCCGCGAGATCGTGGCAAGCCTGCCGACCGGCCGTCGTACCGTCGTTACCTCGCACGACGCGTTTCAATATTTCGGCCGCGACTACGGGCTGACCTTCCTGGCGCCTCAGGGGCTGAGCACCGAGTCCGAGGCCTCGGCGCAAGATGTCGCCCGCCTGATTGAGCAGATGCGAGACGAGAGCATCTCGGCCGTCTTCGTCGAGAACATCACCGACTCCCGCCTTTTAGAGCAGATCGCGAACGAGACCGGGGCCACCATCGGCGGCACGCTCTACCCCGGTGCGCTCTCAGGGCCGGGCGGCCCGGCGCCCAGCTATCTCGACATGATGCGCCATAACGCGACGACCCTCGCGCAAGCGCTGAGTTCGTAA